From Streptomyces chrestomyceticus JCM 4735, one genomic window encodes:
- the ctaD gene encoding cytochrome c oxidase subunit I, with the protein MGTDTVDASPGPVRARRPGAVVVDWLTTTDHKKIGHLYLVTAFGFFLVGGLLALLMRAELARPGLQLMTNEEFNQAFTLHGTIMLLLFATPAFAGFANEIMPLQIGSPDVAFPRLNMLSYWLFAFGGLIVLASLLTPTGGANFGWTAYAPLNSMVRSPGIGADMWIMGLALSGFGTILGSVNFLTTIIGMRAPGMTMFRMPVFTWNVLFTSILVLIAFPVLAASLLVLEADRRFGSVVFEAQWGGALLWQHLFWFFGHPEVYIIALPFFGIITEIIPVFSRKPIFGYVMLIGATMAITGLSVVVWAHHMFATGAVLLPFFSFMSFLIAVPTGVKFFNWIGTMWHGSLSFETPMLWAVGFLVSFLFGGLTGVILASPPLDFHVTDTYFVVAHFHYVVFGTVVFATFAGFYFWWPKFTGKMLDERLGKLHFWTLFTGFHTTFLVQHWLGVEGMPRRIADYLAADGFTALNTLSTVGAFLLGMSTLPFLYNVWRTTKYGTKVEADDPWGYGRSLEWATSCPPPRHNFLTIPRIRSESPAFDLHHPEIVRLSPPDAPEPQGTPEARPEPGSAPGSAGP; encoded by the coding sequence ATGGGTACGGACACCGTGGACGCGAGCCCGGGGCCGGTGCGGGCGCGGCGGCCCGGCGCGGTGGTGGTGGACTGGCTGACCACCACCGACCACAAGAAGATCGGCCATCTCTATCTGGTCACCGCGTTCGGCTTCTTCCTGGTGGGTGGTCTGCTGGCGCTGCTGATGCGGGCCGAACTGGCCCGCCCCGGGCTCCAGCTCATGACGAACGAGGAGTTCAACCAGGCGTTCACCCTGCACGGCACGATCATGCTGCTGCTGTTCGCCACCCCCGCCTTCGCGGGCTTCGCCAACGAGATCATGCCGTTGCAGATCGGCTCGCCCGACGTGGCCTTCCCGCGGCTGAACATGCTGTCGTACTGGCTGTTCGCCTTCGGCGGCCTGATCGTGCTGGCCAGCCTGCTGACGCCGACCGGCGGCGCGAACTTCGGCTGGACCGCCTATGCGCCGCTGAACTCGATGGTCCGCTCCCCCGGCATCGGCGCCGACATGTGGATCATGGGGCTGGCGCTGTCCGGCTTCGGCACCATCCTCGGCTCGGTCAACTTCCTCACCACCATCATCGGGATGCGCGCGCCGGGCATGACGATGTTCCGGATGCCGGTCTTCACCTGGAACGTGCTGTTCACCTCGATCCTGGTGCTGATCGCCTTCCCGGTGCTGGCTGCCTCGCTGCTGGTGCTGGAGGCGGACCGGCGCTTCGGCTCGGTGGTCTTCGAGGCCCAGTGGGGCGGGGCGCTGCTGTGGCAGCACCTGTTCTGGTTCTTCGGGCACCCCGAGGTCTACATCATCGCGCTGCCGTTCTTCGGCATCATCACCGAGATCATCCCGGTCTTCTCGCGGAAGCCCATCTTCGGCTACGTGATGCTGATCGGCGCGACGATGGCGATCACCGGGCTGTCGGTGGTGGTGTGGGCGCACCACATGTTCGCGACGGGCGCGGTGCTGCTGCCGTTCTTCTCGTTCATGTCGTTCCTGATCGCGGTGCCGACGGGAGTGAAGTTCTTCAACTGGATCGGCACGATGTGGCACGGCTCGCTGTCCTTCGAGACACCGATGCTGTGGGCCGTCGGGTTCCTGGTGAGCTTCCTGTTCGGCGGGCTGACCGGGGTGATCCTGGCGTCGCCGCCGCTGGACTTCCACGTCACCGACACGTACTTCGTCGTCGCCCACTTCCACTACGTCGTCTTCGGCACGGTCGTCTTCGCGACGTTCGCCGGCTTCTACTTCTGGTGGCCGAAGTTCACCGGGAAGATGCTCGACGAGCGGCTGGGCAAGCTGCACTTCTGGACGCTGTTCACCGGCTTCCACACCACCTTCCTCGTCCAGCACTGGCTGGGTGTGGAGGGGATGCCGCGCCGGATCGCCGACTATCTGGCGGCCGACGGTTTCACCGCGCTGAACACCCTCTCGACCGTCGGCGCCTTCCTGCTCGGCATGTCCACCCTGCCGTTCCTCTACAACGTCTGGCGGACGACGAAGTACGGCACGAAGGTCGAGGCGGACGACCCGTGGGGCTACGGCCGCTCCCTGGAGTGGGCGACCTCCTGTCCCCCGCCGCGCCACAACTTCCTCACCATCCCGCGCATCCGCTCGGAGTCGCCCGCCTTCGACCTGCACCATCCGGAGATCGTGCGGCTCAGCCCGCCGGACGCCCCGGAACCGCAGGGGACGCCGGAGGCGCGGCCGGAGCCGGGGTCAGCGCCCGGGTCAGCCGGTCCCTGA
- a CDS encoding gas vesicle protein K: MSRRVELDEDTVERDLVRLVLTVVELLHQLMERQALRRVDQGDLSEDQEERIGLTLMLLERRMGELCERYGIGKDELNLDLGPLGPLLPRE; the protein is encoded by the coding sequence GTGAGCCGGCGTGTGGAACTGGACGAGGACACCGTGGAGCGCGACCTGGTGCGGCTCGTGCTGACGGTGGTGGAACTGCTGCACCAGCTCATGGAGCGCCAGGCGCTGCGCCGCGTCGACCAGGGCGATCTCTCCGAGGACCAGGAGGAACGGATCGGCCTGACGCTGATGCTGCTGGAGCGGCGGATGGGCGAGCTGTGCGAGCGGTACGGCATCGGGAAGGACGAACTCAACCTCGATCTCGGCCCGCTGGGCCCGCTGCTGCCCCGGGAGTGA
- a CDS encoding gas vesicle protein produces MTSPAPGPQPDNPLAERQIALVDLLDRLLGGGAVIVGDLTLRIADVDLVRIDLRALISSVNATVPSPFEELEP; encoded by the coding sequence ATGACGTCCCCGGCGCCCGGTCCGCAGCCGGACAACCCGCTGGCCGAGCGGCAGATCGCGCTGGTGGACCTGCTGGACCGGCTGCTGGGCGGCGGTGCGGTGATCGTGGGCGACCTGACCCTGCGCATCGCCGACGTGGATCTCGTACGGATCGACCTGCGGGCCCTGATCAGCTCGGTCAACGCCACCGTCCCCTCGCCGTTCGAGGAGCTGGAGCCGTGA